DNA sequence from the Vibrio pelagius genome:
GTTCGAATAACAGGGCACGCCTAACAAGCTTATCTGCGGCGATCACTTGATCGAACTCTGAGTTAAAGATCTGGTAATTGGCACCGGAGAGCTCGAATACCTTACTACTGCCAGTGATGTCCGCATCAACCTCTTCCTCTTCTATGTCACCGTCAACGATTAAAGCAAGTTGCGCGAGGATTTTAATGTCTTCTTCAACCGTTGGGGTGCTTGAGCTTTCACCCTCTAGTTCTTGGTTGATGAGCTCTTGCGCCAGAGACGCGAGCTCGTTGGCACAGTGCGCAAACTGCTGTTGATCGGTTCGATGTTCCTTTATTTGTTTTAGACAGTTCCCGAAAATAGGTACGATACCTGCCCGAGTTGATTCAATAGTTTCAGCTATGGGTTCTGAGACTGGGATACCCGTTAAGCGAGTGTGGATGACCTGCATTAATGTGAACAATAAAATACCAACGCGGGATTCAGTAAAACCATTTTGATGATATTGATCGCTCCAATATGCAAAGTTGAACCGAATGCTCTTAGTGACGCCTTTTAGATAAGCGGGAACTTGCGATTCGATTCGCACCTGTTCGCAAAAATCGAACAATAAACGCTCGACTTCGTTTTTTGGGCGCAGTGAATAGTGAAGTTCAGCATCCGAAAACAGCAGCCTCAATGCGGAGGAGTCAATTTTACCATTCATCGATAATTTACTGTTGATGAGCTCATGGCGTGACACAAAGGTAAGATCGTTGGTGTGTGCCGATAAGTGATAACAAGGACGACTACCGTTGTAGAGGCGCTCTCCTCGGTAATTCAGGCTCAACTCACCGCTGATCGCTCTGGCAACTGACACGCCAATATCGAGGATCTTTTTCTGTTGGGAGGAAATATTAGCCATCGATTAGGACTCCGACTGAGCATAGCTCTGAGTATGATCCTCTAAGGCCTCACCAAAGCAGCGGAAGAAATATTCGCGAACCAGCTCCTTCTCTTCGTCTTCACAACGGTTGAGGAACGACAGCCTAAATGCAGTGGCTACATTGTTGAATATTTTAATATTCTCAGCCCATGTGATTACTGTCCTTGGCGACATAACCGTCGATAAATCGCCTGCTTTAAATCCATTTCGCGTTAAACCGGCGGTGGCGATCATTTTTTCTACTAACTGCTGACCGCTTTCATTGTTTAGCTCAGGACGCTTTGATAGAACGATCTTAGTTTCATGTTGTGGGTCTAAATAGTTAAGTGTCGCGATGATGTTCCATCGGTCAAGTTGGCTATGGTTAAGCACTTGAGTTCCGGAGTACAAACCTGAAAAGTTACCCAATCCTAGGGTATTGCAGGTCGCAAACAGGCGGAAAGAAGGGTGGGGGGGGATCACTCGGTTTTGCTCGAGAGAAGTGTATTTGCCATCTTGCTCTAACAGTTGCTGAATCACAAACATCACATCAGGTCGTCCCGCATCGTATTCGTCCAATACTAATGCGATGGGTTGCTGAATGCTTTGTGGAAGAATGCCTTCCTTAAACTCTGTTACCTGCATTCCATCTTTAATGACGATGCTATCTTTGCCAATGAAATCCAATCGGCTTAAGTGCCCATCTAGGTTGATCCTCAAGCATGGCCAATTTAATCGCGCTGCCACTTGCTCTATATGAGAAGATTTGCCGGTTCCGTGTGTGCCTTGTATTAACGTGCGACGGTTAGATGTGAAGCCCGCTAATATAGCGAGCGTGACTTCAGGATCAAAACTGTAGTTGGGATCGATCTTCGGTACGTATTCTCCCGCCTTCTTAAAGGCCAACACC
Encoded proteins:
- a CDS encoding cobaltochelatase CobT-related protein; the encoded protein is MANISSQQKKILDIGVSVARAISGELSLNYRGERLYNGSRPCYHLSAHTNDLTFVSRHELINSKLSMNGKIDSSALRLLFSDAELHYSLRPKNEVERLLFDFCEQVRIESQVPAYLKGVTKSIRFNFAYWSDQYHQNGFTESRVGILLFTLMQVIHTRLTGIPVSEPIAETIESTRAGIVPIFGNCLKQIKEHRTDQQQFAHCANELASLAQELINQELEGESSSTPTVEEDIKILAQLALIVDGDIEEEEVDADITGSSKVFELSGANYQIFNSEFDQVIAADKLVRRALLFELRQKLSDDLMARQVNTRRLAAMLSGFVATPQRSRRQEHLEEGIVNATAITKLITAPLDRTVFYQPEIGASHQCAITFLMDCSGSMQKHSHKLSLLMDTILKSVGLANIPFEIIGFTTNNWNGGKVYRQWLQQGQPKHPGRLNEVRHIVFKDFDTQWRRARLGIASLRKADIFKEGIDGEAVQFASQRLQQHSAQRKILFVFSDGCPMDTATSTANDQFYLDNHLKQVIERETTKNTIEIHGVGMGVDLSPYYRSNITLDAQESCLFGLCRGIFEMLKRV
- a CDS encoding AAA family ATPase; amino-acid sequence: MNNEELRPTKQVSVREHFGIDSDLMVLAFKKAGEYVPKIDPNYSFDPEVTLAILAGFTSNRRTLIQGTHGTGKSSHIEQVAARLNWPCLRINLDGHLSRLDFIGKDSIVIKDGMQVTEFKEGILPQSIQQPIALVLDEYDAGRPDVMFVIQQLLEQDGKYTSLEQNRVIPPHPSFRLFATCNTLGLGNFSGLYSGTQVLNHSQLDRWNIIATLNYLDPQHETKIVLSKRPELNNESGQQLVEKMIATAGLTRNGFKAGDLSTVMSPRTVITWAENIKIFNNVATAFRLSFLNRCEDEEKELVREYFFRCFGEALEDHTQSYAQSES